From a region of the Thermus oshimai DSM 12092 genome:
- a CDS encoding c-type cytochrome codes for MKKAGLLLTGFLALGLALAQADGAKVYGQYCATCHQAKGQGMPGAFPPLAGHVPEILAKKDGRDYLIRVVLYGLQGEIQVKGAKYNGAMPSWAQLKDEEIAAVLNYIATAWGNKTPQGFKPYTPAEVKAARAKTLTGQQVFALRKQLGL; via the coding sequence ATGAAAAAAGCGGGGCTGCTTTTGACGGGTTTCCTGGCGTTGGGGTTGGCCTTGGCCCAGGCGGATGGGGCGAAGGTCTACGGCCAGTACTGCGCCACCTGCCACCAGGCCAAAGGGCAGGGGATGCCGGGCGCCTTTCCCCCCCTTGCAGGCCATGTTCCGGAGATCCTGGCCAAGAAGGACGGGCGCGACTACCTGATCCGGGTCGTCCTCTACGGCCTCCAGGGGGAAATCCAGGTCAAGGGGGCAAAGTACAACGGGGCCATGCCCAGCTGGGCCCAGCTCAAGGACGAGGAGATCGCCGCCGTCCTCAACTACATCGCCACCGCCTGGGGCAACAAGACCCCCCAGGGCTTCAAGCCCTACACCCCCGCGGAGGTCAAGGCCGCCCGGGCTAAGACCCTCACCGGCCAGCAGGTCTTCGCTTTGAGGAAGCAGCTCGGCCTTTGA